From Pagrus major chromosome 2, Pma_NU_1.0, one genomic window encodes:
- the six9 gene encoding SIX homeobox 9, translating into MIFTGEQVACLCEVLLQSGRIDRLAGFLHTLPPPSLSSSPSPGELESVLKAKAAVAFNQGRFIDLYTLLEGFHFSPRSQPLMQQLWLRAHYIEAERLRGRPLGAVGKYRVRRKFPLPRTIWDGEETSYCFKEKSRSILREWYHHTPYPSTREKRELAAATGLTTTQVSNWFKNRRQRDRTTDVTGLQTSCSGRTSGEVYPSSDNDCSPPGSPQCRYHWRPPPPLCHPPPPLCHFL; encoded by the exons ATGATCTTCACAGGGGAACAGGTGGCTTGCCTGTGCGAGGTCCTTCTGCAAAGTGGTCGCATAGATCGTCTTGCTGGCTTCCTCcacactcttcctcctccttccctctcctcttctccttccccCGGGGAGCTGGAGAGCGTGCTGAAGGCTAAAGCCGCAGTGGCCTTTAACCAGGGCCGCTTCATTGACCTCTACACCCTGCTGGAGGGCTTCCACTTCTCCCCTCGAAGCCAACCGCTCATGCAGCAGCTCTGGCTCAGAGCCCACTACATAGAGGCTGAGAGGCTGAGGGGCCGACCCCTGGGAGCTGTGGGGAAGTATCGCGTAAGGAGAAAGTTTCCTCTACCACGCACCATCTGGGACGGAGAGGAGACCAGCTACTGTTTTAAG GAAAAATCACGGAGTATTCTCCGGGAGTGGTACCACCACACACCTTACCCCTCCACCCGGGAGAAGAGGGAGCTGGCAGCGGCCACCGGCCTGACGACCACGCAGGTCAGCAACTGGTTCAAGAACCGCCGGCAGCGGGACCGAACCACGGACGTCACTGG TTTGCAAACATCTTGCTCTGGAAGAACCTCAGGAGAAGTCTACCCTTCCTCCGACAACGACTGTTCGCCTCCAGGCAGCCCACAGTGCCGATACCACTGGCGACCACCTCCACCCCTCTGtcaccctccacctcctctatGTCACTTCCTTTGA
- the six5 gene encoding homeobox protein SIX5, which translates to MASLSLESTEQSENSPEEPTAPEPKEEKEDPVQLSEQLLQSFQKSALSFSTDQVSCLCEALLQAGNVDRLWRFLSTIPPSSELLRGNETLLKAQALVAFHREEFKELYAILESYPFHPSNHGFLQDLYLKARYKEAERSRGRSLGAVDKYRLRKKFPLPKTIWDGEETVYCFKEKSRNALKECYKSNRYPTPDEKKNLAKVTGLSLTQVSNWFKNRRQRDRTPSGTHSKSESDGNHSTEDEASPMDDAPEKPEEAASSAASIISLSAVPCSTGGQLILNGSGGFLTAPQSLLLNGNSLISSNGAGVIINGLSLGDCQTVTLSPVGTNSPLILNGAQVITKPSVSVQQAVSVVEREVSSMEAKRSSLPAVVLSTNSTPVSNHPSIISLPLQTKTHSNNAMDFIGVPDSEGSSQTASSSSSSLSPSSPTLSSPTSLPSLVLTQNTQESLTLPASMSSAGVVVSNSSVSLSSQQGEYVVFATSGSQLNPCSSVVSSTNSTPQVFSLPQVVPSIQGIPVSQLVQHSSGAQVSQCPQLVPVSPLTSPAHQFQSQTVNTGTRLVQQQQDPSTSLPEGATTIVSISQLNNQLSQRTAHQLGDQTTNSTSAKIQVPQVISISSPTQVVPVPQTKGTTPAQLVPLSMPQLVPVSPIQTSSTISFPQVVPASPSLSIPSAGVPLQILTSAPAGAGIAQGPLRINQLRPIQSVGPPTSVAPGMQLLNSGIIQLPSAPPGNLLLGGSPYLSVQQGKLILTIPAGIQLTSLPLKPVPEASPISANGVSPILTTSTPPVASQPSITSTPTPISLTSSPLNFINSSPPYCAPETGTPAVPSPHTLDHSVTLTTANTLTPESMLTLSPMYSGVTPSSQLSQPAWSPVPLSTSASLTLFDVRGKGDLPVDPGLLGLPGGESLLLGSPSPEQDVEVNSALGDPAEMDGDSKILTQLQSVPVDDELGL; encoded by the exons atggCTTCCTTGTCTTTGGAGTCTACAGAACAATCTGAGAACAGCCCTGAAGAGCCAACGGCACCGGAGcccaaagaagagaaagaggatcCGGTCCAACTTTCGGAGCAATTACTCCAAAGTTTCCAGAAGTCGGCTCTGAGTTTTTCCACTGACCAAGTATCATGTCTGTGCGAGGCCCTCCTGCAGGCGGGCAATGTGGATCGCCTGTGGAGATTTCTATCCACCATACCTCCTTCGTCCGAGCTGCTACGTGGCAACGAGACCCTGCTGAAGGCCCAGGCACTGGTGGCTTTCCACCGGGAAGAATTCAAGGAGCTGTACGCCATCCTGGAGAGCTACCCCTTCCACCCGTCTAACCATGGGTTCCTGCAGGACCTGTACCTGAAAGCCCGCTACAAGGAGGCGGAGAGGTCCCGGGGCCGCAGCCTGGGCGCAGTGGACAAGTACCGGCTCAGGAAGAAGTTCCCCCTGCCCAAGACGATCTGGGACGGAGAGGAGACCGTGTACTGCTTCAAGGAGAAGTCCCGAAACGCCTTGAAGGAGTGCTATAAGAGCAACAGGTACCCGACTCCCGACGAGAAGAAAAACCTGGCCAAAGTGACCGGACTGTCCCTCACACAGGTGAGCAACTGGTTCAAGAACCGCAGGCAGAGGGACAGGACCCCGTCCGGGACCCACAGCAAAAG TGAGTCCGATGGGAACCACAGCACTGAGGACGAGGCGAGCCCCATGGACGACGCCCCTGAAAAACCAGAGGAGGCTGCCAGCTCTGCAGCGTCCATCATCTCCCTGTCTGCCGTCCCCTGTAGCACAGGTGGCCAGCTCATCCTCAACGGGTCCGGCGGCTTTCTCACTGCCCCTCAGTCATTACTTCTTAATGGAAATTCCCTGATCTCCAGTAATGGTGCTGGTGTCATAATTAACGGGCTAAGCTTGGGCGATTGCCAAACAGTCACACTGAGTCCTGTCGGGACCAATTCTCCTTTGATACTGAACGGTGCTCAGGTAATAACCAAACCTAGCGTCAGCGTGCAGCAAGCAGTTTCTGTAGTAGAGCGGGAGGTTTCATCCATGGAGGCCAAGAGGAGCAGTCTTCCAGCAGTCGTTCTGAGCACTAACTCCACACCAGTGTcaaaccatccatccatcatctctcttcctctgcaaaCCAAGACACACAGCAACAATGCAATGGATTTCATAGGTGTCCCTGATTCAGAGGGCAGCAGCCAGACagcatcttcctcttcttcatctttatcCCCCTCCTCACCAACTCTGTCCTCTCCTACCAGTCTCCCCTCACTAGTCTTAACACAAAACACCCAGGAGTCCCTCACCCTCCCGGCCTCTATGTCATCTGCAGGCGTGGTAGTCTCAAattcctctgtgtctctctccagtCAGCAAGGGGAGTATGTTGTCTTTGCCACCTCTGGCTCCCAGTTAAACCCATGTAGCTCTGTGGTTTCCTCCACCAACTCCACCCCTCAGGTCTTCTCTCTGCCCCAGGTTGTGCCTTCCATCCAGGGTATACCAGTTTCCCAGCTGGTCCAGCACTCTTCAGGAGCCCAGGTGTCCCAGTGCCCTCAGTTGGTCCCAGTATCCCCGCTCACATCGCCAGCTCATCAGTTCCAAAGCCAGACGGTGAACACAGGCACCAGgctggtgcagcagcagcaggatcctTCAACAAGTCTGCCTGAAGGTGCTACAACCATAGTCTCCATCTCACAGCTGAACAATCAGCTCTCACAGCGAACGGCACACCAGCTGGGGGACCAAACCACAAACTCCACATCTGCCAAAATCCAGGTCCCGCAAGTTATATCCATCTCTTCCCCGACACAAGTAGTCCCCGTCCCCCAAACCAAAGGCACCACACCGGCTCAGCTAGTCCCCCTCTCCATGCCTCAGCTGGTCCCCGTCTCCCCCATCCAAACTTCATCCACCATCTCTTTCCCACAAGTAGTACCTGCCAGtccttctctctccatcccctccGCTGGAGTGCCCTTACAGATCCTGACATCAGCTCCTGCAGGGGCAGGCATCGCACAGGGCCCACTCAGGATAAACCAGCTGAGGCCCATTCAGAGTGTGGGTCCCCCAACCAGTGTGGCCCCTGGTATGCAGCTCCTCAACTCTGGGATCATTCAGCTGCCTTCTGCTCCTCCAG GTAACCTCCTCCTCGGTGGAAGCCCCTACCTGAGTGTCCAGCAAGGCAAGCTGATTCTGACCATCCCAGCAGGAATCCAGCTCACCAGTTTACCCCTGAAACCAGTCCCGGAGGCTTCACCCATCTCTGCTAATGGAGTGAGTCCCATTCtcaccacctccacccctcctGTCGCCTCCCAGCCTTCAATCACCTCCACCCCGACCCCCATCAGCCTCACATCATCTCCTTTAAACTTCATCAACTCGTCTCCGCCATACTGCGCTCCAGAGACTGGGACACCCGCCGTCCCTTCCCCTCATACGCTGGACCATTCAGTCACCCTGACAACGGCGAATACTCTTACTCCGGAAAGTATGCTTACCCTCAGTCCCATGTACAGTGGAGTGACACCCAGCAGCCAGCTGTCCCAACCAGCCTGGAGCCCTGTGCCCCTCTCCACTTCAGCTAGTCTAACTCTGTTTGATGTCCGCGGCAAGGGGGACCTGCCGGTAGACCCCGGTTTGTTGGGCCTACCTGGAGGAGAGTCGCTGCTCTTGGGAAGCCCCTCGCCGGAGCAGGATGTGGAGGTCAACTCAGCACTGGGGGATCCAGCGGAGATGGATGGGGACTCTAAGATTCTTACTCAGCTCCAGTCTGTCCCTGTGGATGATGAGCTGGGCTTGTAG
- the tbcb gene encoding tubulin-folding cofactor B produces MDGRVTIITNPTVNVRVTSTVYSSEVKRRFDRGITIAELKAKLEMVIGACASSMDLELFSVTDKFMQKMDDNDALLGSYAVDDDSRIHVIDRSGGKMGEFDDVSRVEKFELSADAYEKRTDSARSFMKKHRIGHFNEEEVAKKKAEQAAQREEQKAAADAISVGSRCKVQVSGQPTKLGTVMYVGTVDFKPGHWVGVKYDEPLGKHAGTVAGKQYFECEDKYGGFVKPLNVIVGDFPEEDYGLDEM; encoded by the exons ATGGACGGCAGAGTGACAATAATAACCAATCCCACTGTGAATGTGCGCGTCACAAGCACCGTCTATTCCTCTGAGGTGAAGCGCAGGTTCGACAGAGGGATCACTATAGCAGAGCTGAAG GCAAAGTTGGAGATGGTTATAGGTGCATGTGCCTCCTCCATGGACCTGGAATTGTTCAGTGTCACTGACAAGTTCATGCAGAAAATGGACGACAATGATGCTTTGCTGGGCTCCTATGCTGTGGATGATGACTCCAGAATACAC GTTATTGATAGAAGTGGAGGCAAGATGGGCGAGTTCGATGATGTTTCCAGAGTGGAGAAGTTTGAACTCTCAGCTGATGCGTATGAAAAGAGGACAG ATTCAGCACGATCATTCATGAAGAAACATCGTATTGGTCACTTCAACGAGGAAGAAGTGGCCAAGAAGAAAGCTGAGCAAGCTGCTCAACGGGAGGAACAGAAGGCTGCTGCTGATGCCATTTCAGTTGGCAGCAGATGCAAAGTGCAGGTCTCTGGGCAACCAACAAAGCTTGGCACAGTCATGTATGTTG GTACAGTAGATTTCAAGCCAGGCCACTGGGTAGGAGTGAAGTACGATGAGCCCCTGGGAAAGCACGCTGGAAC TGTGGCAGGGAAGCAATACTTTGAATGTGAGGACAAATATGGTGGATTTGTGAAGCCCTTAAATGTCATTGTGGGAGACTTTCCTGAGGAGGATTATGGTTTAGATGAGATGTAG
- the clptm1 gene encoding putative lipid scramblase CLPTM1, whose amino-acid sequence MATQESEATKATVSNGEVSSNGTAATTDDQTVQAAGNAQDPQQQQQQAPNAWQVIKGVLFRIFIIWAISSWFRRGPSTPDPNTPAGAPSRNLFPKETLMDMYVYVSQEEVFSDFNNTEALFWFHRDLVYGDWGTGENRDGCYEHHKEMEIPETVQQNGSLYMHVYFTKSGFHPDPKRKGQYRRLATVHATRMLNKFKRRKFQKTKNLLTGETEADPEMIKRAESHGPVEIISHWHPNLTINMVDDHTAWVKGSVPPPLDQHVKFDAVSGDYYPIVYFNDYWNLQKDYYPINDTLKTLPLRLSYCPLSLWRWQLYAAQNARSPWNFLPEDTYEQSDEDQDSVKVALLETNPYLLGLTIVVSIVHSIFEFLAFKNDIQFWNSRQSLEGLSVRSIIFGVFQSLVVLLYILDNETNFVVQVSVFIGLLIDLWKITKVMDVKLDRENKIAGIFPRLVFKDKSTYVQSSTKIYDDMAFRYLSWLLYPLFGCYAVYSLLYVEHKGWYSWVLSMLYGFLLTFGFITMTPQLFINYKMKSVAHLPWRMLTYKALNTFIDDLFAFVIKMPMMYRIGCLRDDVVFFIYLYQRWIYRVDPNRVNEFGTSGADHTQDNTAAADAAPDAAAAAITDKPEGEKKND is encoded by the exons ATGGCGACGCAGGAGAGCGAAGCAACTAAAGCTACCGTGAGCAACGGCGAG GTGAGCAGCAATGGAACTGCTGCAACAACAGATGACCAGACTGTGCAGGCAGCTGGAAATGCACAGgatcctcagcagcagcagcaacaagcacCTAATGCATGGCAGGTCATTAAAGGAGTGCTCTTCAg AATCTTCATAATCTGGGCAATCAGTAGCTGGTTCCGTCGAGGGCCGTCCACTCCCGACCCCAACACACCAGCCGGGGCACCCAGCAGGAACCTCTTCCCCAAGGAGACCCTCATG gacatgtatgtgtatgtgtccCAGGAGGAGGTGTTCTCTGACTTCAACAACACAGAAGCCCTGTTCTGGTTCCACAGAGACCTGGTCTATGGAGACTGGGGCACGGGAGAGAACAGAGATGGCTGTTACGAGCACCATAAAGAGATGGAGATCCCAGAG ACAGTGCAGCAGAACGGTTCCTTGTACATGCACGTCTACTTCACTAAAAGTGGATTCCACCCAGACCCCAAACGCAAGGGGCAGTATCGCAGACTGGCAACAGTTCATGCAACACGAA TGCTGAATAAATTCAAGCGAAGAAAATTTCAGAAGACCAAGAATCTGCTAACAGGAGAGACGGAAGCAGATCCCGAAATGATCAAG AGGGCAGAGAGCCATGGTCCAGTGGAGATCATCTCTCATTGGCACCCCAACCTTACCATCAACATGGTAGATGACCACACTGCCTGGGTCAAAGGCTCTGTGCCCCCTCCTCTAGACCAGC ATGTTAAGTTCGATGCAGTAAGTGGTGACTACTATCCCATTGTGTACTTCAACGACTACTGGAACCTTCAGAAGGACTACTATCCCATCAATGACACCCTGAAAACACTCCCGCTGCGCCTCTCCTACTGCCCGCTGTCCTTGTGGCGTTGGCAGCTGTACGCTGCCCAAAATGCACGCTCACCATGGAACTTCCTCCCTGAGGACACCTACGAGCAGTCTGATGAAGACCAAGACTCTGTCAAG GTGGCCCTTCTGGAAACCAACCCATACCTGCTGGGTCTCACCATTGTTGTCTCCATCGTGCACAGCATCTTCGAGTTTCTTGCTTTCAAGAATG acatcCAGTTCTGGAACAGCAGACAGTCTCTAGAAGGCCTTTCGGTGCGCTCCATCATCTTTGGAGTTTTCCAGTCTTTGGTGGTGCTGCTCTACATTCTGGACAACGAGACCAACTTTGTGGTGCAGGTCAGCGTCTTCATCGGCCTGCTTATTGACCTGTGGAAAATCACTAAGGTCATGGACGTCAAG TTGGACAGAGAGAACAAAATCGCTGGAATATTCCCAAGATTGGTATTTAAAGACAAGTCAACATATGTGCAGTCTTCAACCAAAATCTACGACGAT ATGGCCTTCAGGTACTTGTCGTGGCTGCTCTACCCTCTGTTCGGCTGCTATGCGGTCTACAGTTTATTGTACGTAGAGCACAAAGGCTGGTACTCATGGGTACTCAGCATGCTCTATGGCTTCTTGTTAACCTTTG GTTTCATTACAATGACGCCGCAGCTATTCATCAACTACAAAATGAAGTCTGTGGCCCACCTCCCGTGGAGGATGCTCACCTACAAGGCTCTCAACACCTTTATTGATGACCTGTTTGCCTTCGTCATCAAGATGCCCATGATGTACAGGATAGGATGCCTCAGAGACG ATGTGGTGTTCTTCATCTACCTTTACCAGCGCTGGATCTATCGGGTCGATCCCAACAGGGTCAACGAGTTTGGCACTAGCGGAGCAGACCACACCCAGgacaacacagcagcagcagacgctGCTCCCGACGCAGCCGCCGCAGCCATCACAGACAAACCagagggggagaagaagaacGATTAA